The Gemmatimonadales bacterium nucleotide sequence CTGGCCGACTCGGCCGTGGCCGAGAACCCGCTGCTGTGGCGCGCCCGCGTCGGGCGCGCCCGCGCCCGGCTCGCGACCGGCGACGCGCGCGGCGCTCTCGAGGACGCCCGGCGCGCCCACGAGCTGGGCAGCGGCATCGCCGTCTACGACGCGCTGACGGTACTGGTCGCCGCCGCCGCTGCCCTCGGTGACACCGCGAGCGCGCGCGGCTACCAAGCCGCGTTCGAGGCTGCCCCGTCCGCCGATTTCGCGCGCGGGATGCTCGCCACTGGCCCGGCTATCGGCAGGATCGCGCTCGGCGACCGTGAGGGCGCGATCGCGATGCTCCAGACGATCCCGCCGTCGGTCATCTACTCCTGGATCCTGCGCTACCCGGAATTCGACCCGATCCGCGCCGATCCCCGCTTCCAGCGCATCGAGGCCGCCGCGCGCGCCGCGCCGTGACCCTCACTGCCTGGCTCCTCTTCGCCGTCGCCGCTCTCCTGGCCGGCGGTCTGGCCCTGTGGACCACCCGCGCCACCGGGGCCGTGGTGCGCGCCCGCTTCCGCCGCTGGGCCCGCCACACCGTCCGCGACTTCCAGGCCCGCATCGCCCGCTTCAAGCTGGTCTCCCGCCGCGCCATCCACGACGAGTTGATCCTCGACCCCGTCGTCACCGCCGCGATGCGCGAGCACATGAAAGAGAAGAAGATCAGCGAGCTCGACGTGCGGGTCCGCGTCGAGCACTACATCGACGAGATACTCCCCTTCTTCAACGTCCTCTCCTACTACAAGCTCGGCTACAACCTCGCCAAGCTGACGCTCAACCTGCTCTACAAGGTGACCATCGAGTACCAGGACGACGAGGCGCTGAACCGCATCCCAAGAAAAGACGTCGTCGTCTACCTGATGAACCACCGCTCCAACGCCGACTACGTCGTCGTCGCCTACGTGCTGGCCCGGGGCGTCGCGGTGAGCTACGCGGTGGGCGAGTGGGCGCGCGTCTGGCCGCTCGAGACAGTCTTCAAGTCGTTCGGCTCCTACTTCATCCGCCGCCGCTACAAGGAGCCGCTCTACCACGCCGTGCTCCAGCGTTACATCCAGCTCATCACCCGCCACGGCGTCACCCAGGGGATCTTCCTGGAGGGCGGCCTCTCGCGCGACGGGAAGTTCCGGCCCGCCAAGATCGGTCTCCTCGACTACATCGTGGGGACCGTGCGCGACGAGGGATTCGACCGCGACATCTGGTTCGTGCCGGTCGCCATCAACTACGACCGTACGCTGGAGGATCGGTCACTCATCCGCGAGTGCCTCGACGAGTCACTCCGCGAGCCGCGCCGCAAGCAGCTCTTCGCCGTGACCAACTACCTCTTCTTCAACACCGTGCGCTTCCTCACCGGACGGCTGAAGCGCTACGGGCGCGCCGCGGTCAACTTCGGCACACCGCTCTCCCTCAAGAACTGGCTCGCGAGGCAGGACGGCGACGTGCTCGGACTGGTCAGGGCGGAGCGGCTGCCGCACGTGCAGCGGCTCGCCGACGAGGTGCTGGAGCGCATCAAGGGCGTGATCCCCGTGACGCCGGTGGCGCTCGCCTCCGCTGCGCTGCTCTCCTTCGAGCGCGACACGGTCCCGCTCACCGACGTGCTCGAGCGGATGCAGGACTACCGCGACCACCTCCTCGAGACGAACTCCAAGGTGGTACGCGCCGACCGCGAGATCGCCGAGACGTGGGAACGGGCGAGGCTGATGTTCCGCATGCGGCGAACCGTGCTCGTCGAAGGCGCCACCGTGGTCGTCATGCCCCGACAGCGGCCGCTCCTCGAGTACTACGCCAACTCGATCCGCCACTTCTTGCCGGCCCACCCACGGTCGGAAGGATTGATGACTCCCGCATTCGACACCGGTGAGATCGAGGTAGCGTACAAGCTGAAGCCCCCTCCTGCGCCTCCGGCGCGCGCCGGCTAGGCTTCCGCCATGACCGCCGGCGACCTCCCCCGCTCCACCGCCGATTTCGAGGACCGGTCCGACGCGCTGGCCGAGTTCGTGCGCGCGGCCGGACGGGCGCCGCGCCTCCTCCCCGCCGACGACGACAGCGCGGGTTGCCCGCTCTTCCACGCCCTCGCGGCGCTCCAATGGACCGGCGAGACCGGACTCGTGCAGCCCTCCGACCGGCTCCACGCCGTCTGGTTCGCCGGGGAGACCTCCGCCACTGTGATCGAGCGCGAGGTCGGGCCAGAAACGGTCTACCGCTACTTCGGGCCGAAGGTCGAAACGCCGCAACACGCTCCGGTGGACGGCAAGCAGGTGGTGGACGAGCCGTTCGTGAGGGGGTACGAATTCACCGAGCGGTGGAACGCGATGGCGCACTTCCAGGTCACGACCCAGGGGGCCGGCGCCCTGGTGTCCTTCCTGTCGCCGCGGGCGCCGGAAATCGAGCACGTACGCCGCTGGCTGCTAGAGCTGTTCCAGGGCCCCGTCCCCGAAGGCGCGGATCATCTGCACGCCGCCTGGTTCAGCGCCGTCGGAGCGGGGTTCCTCTTCCCGCCCGCCGCGTTCGCCAGCGACCGCAAGCGCGGGTGGACGTACGTGGAGCTCGGAGGAGGGGAGCGGGGAGCGGGGAGCGGTACCGATTGATGCGCAAGGAGGCGCACGGACTCCGCGACGAAGATCCAAAGGTACCGCTCCCTGTTCCCCTCCCAAGAACACGACGGCCCGGCTGAGTTTCCCCAGTCGGGCCGTCGCCGGAGCAGTTACCCGGAGCCGAAGGATTGCTCCTTCGTTTTTCTCCCACGAGCCACCGGTTGTCTTGTCAGGTTCCCGGTAGGGCTGGCAGAAGCTCCGGCTTCCATCCCCACACAACATGGCCATGCCACGCGGTTCACTGCGCCGAGCGCTTCGGGTCGTGCCGGATCGCGGACCGGCCTCCCGCACTGCACCCCGCTGCGCCACGGCGGGGTGGACGAGGCGCGCGATTGGCCTCGCCTACCCGGGTCGGTGGGTACTCCTGGGATCGACGGACGCCTGAGCCCTTTGTTGCTTCGGCATCCTCCCCCAAGCTACCGCTCGGGCCCATCAGCAGGCGTTGATCGAGCAGAGCCCAATCCCTTCCCCGCTGACGACGCGCCAAATATAGAATCGTCGAAGGGGCACGCAAGTGCCGGATTTGCTTCGGGTTACGCGGCTTCGTGTGGGCAACGATGTGGACTCCAAACCCCATGACTCGAATGAGTTCGACCAGCTTTCCCCACGGTGTCGAAATGTGGACTGGGAAACCTTGTGGACGATATCGCTTGCCGGCCCTCTACACTGTCGCTACGGTTCGGCGCCCTTACACTCACTCATCTACGGACGACCACCGATGAAGAGTCTTTTCTTGAGCCTGGCGATCCTGGCGACGCTCGCTTCAGCCGCGCGCGGCCAGCGCGCGGCGCCTCCCGAAGCGCGCGTCACCGCCGCGCTCCGTGCCCACGACATCAGCTCGCGGCTGCACTTCCTCGCCGACGACCTGCTGGAGGGACGCGGCACCGGCGCGCGGGGCGGGGAGATCGCCGCGCAGTACATCGCCGCGCAGTTCATGGGCATGGGAATCGAGCCGGCGGGAGACAGCGGCACGTACTTCCATCACGTCCCTATCATCACTCTGGTCCCCGCGCCCGCCTTCGAGGTGACGGGCGGTGCCCCCGCTCGGACCCTGCGCTACGCCGACGAGTACGTCGCGTGGGCGGAGCGCTCCGAGCGCCTGGTGAGCGCGAGCGGCGAGCTGGTATTCGTCGGCTTCGGCATCACCGCGCCCGAGTGGCAGTGGGACGACTACAAGGGCATGGACGTGCGGGGGAAGATCCTCGTCATGCTGGTCAACGATCCCGGACTCCGCGACCCGTCGATCTTCCGCGGGCGCATTCTAACGTACTACGGCCGCTGGACCTACAAGCTCGAGGAAGCCGCGCGGCGGGGCGCCGCCGGAGTGCTGCTCGTCCACAATGACACGATGGCCACCTACGGGTGGAGCACCGTGCGCAACTCGTGGACGGGGGATCAGGTCCGGCTCGACCGGCCTCCGACGTCGCTCTCGTTCGCGGGATGGATCACTCAGGGCGCCCTGGCCGATCTGATGCGCGCGAAGGGACTCGAGCTCGGGCAGCTGATGAATTCCGCTGCCCGGCGAGACTTCCGACCGGTCGCCACCGGCATCGAGCTGCGCGGTACCGTCCGCTCTGCGATGCGGCGCACCACCACCGCGAACGTTGTCGGGCGGCTGGCCGGGAGCGACCCTGCGCTCCGCGACGAAGTCGTAATGATCAGCTCGCACTATGACCACATCGGCGTCGCGCAACAGCCGGTGAACGGCGACTCGATCCTGAACGGCGCCTTGGACAACGCCTCGGGAGTGGCCACGATCCTCGCGGTGGCCGACGCGTTCGTCCGCACCGGTGTGAGACCGCGCCGCTCGCTCCTCTTCGTGGCCGTTGCCGCGGAGGAGAAGGGCCTCCTCGGTTCGCAGGCGCTCGCCGAGCGGCCACCGGTCCCGCTCGCCCTGGTCGCCGCGGTGCTCAACTTCGACGTAGCGAACCTGTTCGGCGCTACCCGCGACATCGCGGTCCTGGGCGGCGACCAGTCCAGCCTCGGTCCCGTCTTCGATCGCGCCGCGCGCGGCGAGCGACTACGCGTCAAGGTCGATCAGGGCTCGCTCCTCCGGGGGTCGTTCTTCCGGTCCGACCACTTCCCACTGGCACGCGCCGGCGTGCCCGCGCTCTCGTGGGAGCACGGCAACGAGTACGTGGGGAAGCCGGCAGGATGGGGCGAGGAGGCGTGGGAGACCTTCAACCGCGACCGCTACCACCAGGTGACCGACGAGATCCTGCCCTGGTACACGATGGAAGGGGCCTTGCAGCAGGCGCGAGTGCTGGTGCGCGTCGCATTGGCGGTCGGCAACGCCACGGCGCAGCCGGTCTGGAATCCCTCATCGGAGTTTCGCGCGGCCGGAGAACGGCGGGCGGGACCTCCAACGCCCTTCTTGCTTCGACACTCTACCGCGGCGCCGCGCCGGCATACGGCGGGTTCCGCGGCAACCCTGGCGGCACGGTGAGCCGGCGAGCCGCCGGCAGCGCCGCGTTGAGCGCGATCACGAAAGTGCGGTCCTTCTCGTGCACGTTCCGGATCTGGGCGTACCACTCCCGGTAGAACGAGCGGGCCGAAGATTCGTACTGCTGCTGCCACGGCTGCCACCGCGTGGGGGCGGCTATCATGCTGGCGACGTTGTCGCATTCGGCCGTGGCCTGAAGATCCGAGAGTGCCGTGTCGAGCCCGGCCGCGGCGCGCTGGAGGGCGAGATCGGCGCTCAGGCTGTCCCTGACCGCGCTCACGGCTTCGGCATACGTCGTGAGGTCCCAGTGCAGGTCGCGGCAACGCCGCCAGCGATCGCGCTCGCGCTGCGACAACGACGCGGTATCCGCCGCACCGCCCAGCGGTTGTCCCGAGGTGTTCCGGAACACTCCCACCAGCGTGATGATCGTCGAGTCGAGCATCTGGGCCGCCCGCCGCGCGTACTCGAGCCGTGCCGGCATGGCGCCACCGGTGAACGGCGCCATCGCCAGCCCTGCCGTGAAGCCGCTAGAAGCGGCGGGCTGCGCGGCGTCCGGCGCAGAGGCTGGTGGTTCCGCACGCGGCGCCGGCTGCGCGGCCTGCGGAGTTACCAGACTGGGACGCCCGGCGGCGGCAGTTGGGGTAGGCGCCGGCGCGGCGGGTTGGGCCGCGGCCCCTGGCTGGCCCACTAGTGTCGGCGTGGGGCGACGGCCCTTCAGTCCTGCGGACGGGGTGACGGTGTCGCGTTGAGCAGGGGTCGCGGCGGCGCCGCTCAGCGGGCATCCGTTCGCATCCACCCGGCTGCCACGCGGCGTGTTAGGACAACGGTCCTGAAGGTTCGGCACTCCGTCGCCGTCGAGATCGCCGAGGTTCTGTT carries:
- a CDS encoding 1-acyl-sn-glycerol-3-phosphate acyltransferase, producing MTLTAWLLFAVAALLAGGLALWTTRATGAVVRARFRRWARHTVRDFQARIARFKLVSRRAIHDELILDPVVTAAMREHMKEKKISELDVRVRVEHYIDEILPFFNVLSYYKLGYNLAKLTLNLLYKVTIEYQDDEALNRIPRKDVVVYLMNHRSNADYVVVAYVLARGVAVSYAVGEWARVWPLETVFKSFGSYFIRRRYKEPLYHAVLQRYIQLITRHGVTQGIFLEGGLSRDGKFRPAKIGLLDYIVGTVRDEGFDRDIWFVPVAINYDRTLEDRSLIRECLDESLREPRRKQLFAVTNYLFFNTVRFLTGRLKRYGRAAVNFGTPLSLKNWLARQDGDVLGLVRAERLPHVQRLADEVLERIKGVIPVTPVALASAALLSFERDTVPLTDVLERMQDYRDHLLETNSKVVRADREIAETWERARLMFRMRRTVLVEGATVVVMPRQRPLLEYYANSIRHFLPAHPRSEGLMTPAFDTGEIEVAYKLKPPPAPPARAG
- a CDS encoding M20/M25/M40 family metallo-hydrolase translates to MKSLFLSLAILATLASAARGQRAAPPEARVTAALRAHDISSRLHFLADDLLEGRGTGARGGEIAAQYIAAQFMGMGIEPAGDSGTYFHHVPIITLVPAPAFEVTGGAPARTLRYADEYVAWAERSERLVSASGELVFVGFGITAPEWQWDDYKGMDVRGKILVMLVNDPGLRDPSIFRGRILTYYGRWTYKLEEAARRGAAGVLLVHNDTMATYGWSTVRNSWTGDQVRLDRPPTSLSFAGWITQGALADLMRAKGLELGQLMNSAARRDFRPVATGIELRGTVRSAMRRTTTANVVGRLAGSDPALRDEVVMISSHYDHIGVAQQPVNGDSILNGALDNASGVATILAVADAFVRTGVRPRRSLLFVAVAAEEKGLLGSQALAERPPVPLALVAAVLNFDVANLFGATRDIAVLGGDQSSLGPVFDRAARGERLRVKVDQGSLLRGSFFRSDHFPLARAGVPALSWEHGNEYVGKPAGWGEEAWETFNRDRYHQVTDEILPWYTMEGALQQARVLVRVALAVGNATAQPVWNPSSEFRAAGERRAGPPTPFLLRHSTAAPRRHTAGSAATLAAR